AACGCGAAAAGATACCCGTATTGCCATTCTAACTCCGGCATGAATTTAAAATTCATGCCATAAATCGTGCCGATCAAAGTGGGGGGCATCATCGCCATGGTCACCACAGTGAAGAGCTTGATGATTTTATTTTGCTCCACATTGACTTGAGAAGCGAACAGGTTTTGAATGTTGTCTAGAGAGTTGAGATTGACCGTTGTAGACTCCACTAAAGAACTAAAATCGGTTAAAATGATATTTAAATTATTTTTGGTATCGCTATCCACTTTATTGCTCCTTAATAAAGCGGTAATAATGCGCCGTTTGTCAAAAAAGGAATCCCTTAAAGCCACATTAAATTCTTGCAAATTGGACAAGCGCATCAAAACATTTTCATGCGTAGGCGTGGAAGTTTCTTTGAAAATGATATTTTTACGCAACAAGCTCGTTTGCTTGTTGATCCACTCTAGGCATTCTACCCCTTTTTCAAAATACACTTCAAAGATTTTGGTTAGAATGTCAAACCCGTCTTCAAATTTTTTAGGGCTAGCTAAAACCTTTTTTTGGATAGAATCAAAGATTTCTAAAGTCCCGTAATAAATCGTGAAAAGAATGTTATTAGACAAAATAAAGGTCGCCATTTCCGTGCGGAAAGCCTCATTTTCATCCTGGTTAGTGAAAAAGGCGTTGATCGTAACGCTGGAGCTGTCTTCCCAATATTTGGTAACTGATGAGACTCGTTGGGAATGGTCTGTGTTGTAGTGGATAGCGTATTCTTGGCTTAGAGTGGCCAGTTCATTGGGTGTAGGGTTGATGAGCTCAAACCATAGGACTTCATTTTCTTCTACATCAAAGCCATTAAAATCATTAAAGCGTTTTTTAATGACAAATTTTTGCTGTTTGAAAAACACATTCACCATAAGCGATCCTTAGAGTTAATGGCGTTTATCCAAAACCTCAAAACAAGGTAAAATTTTGCCCTCTAATAATTCCAAACTCGCTCCCCCACCGGTAGAAATAAAACTCATGTTATCCTTTTCGCCCGCACGGTTGATCGCATCAATGGTATCGCCCCCGCCAATGAGCGAGAAAGCGTAAGTGTCAGCGATTTTGTGGGCTAAAAAGGTTGTGCCTCTGGCAAATTCTTGTTTTTCATGCACGCCTAAAGGGCCATTCCATATGATCGTGGGCGCGCTCTCTATGACTTCAGAAAATAATTTCACGCTCGCAGGCCCTATATCAGCGATCTTGTGTTTAGGCTCAATGTCTTGGACGGGTGAAATTTTGATGTGTTTAGGGT
This region of Helicobacter pylori genomic DNA includes:
- the corA gene encoding magnesium/cobalt transporter CorA, which produces MVNVFFKQQKFVIKKRFNDFNGFDVEENEVLWFELINPTPNELATLSQEYAIHYNTDHSQRVSSVTKYWEDSSSVTINAFFTNQDENEAFRTEMATFILSNNILFTIYYGTLEIFDSIQKKVLASPKKFEDGFDILTKIFEVYFEKGVECLEWINKQTSLLRKNIIFKETSTPTHENVLMRLSNLQEFNVALRDSFFDKRRIITALLRSNKVDSDTKNNLNIILTDFSSLVESTTVNLNSLDNIQNLFASQVNVEQNKIIKLFTVVTMAMMPPTLIGTIYGMNFKFMPELEWQYGYLFALIVMAISTILPVIYFKKKGWL